A region of Candidatus Nomurabacteria bacterium DNA encodes the following proteins:
- a CDS encoding DUF87 domain-containing protein has protein sequence MGLFKKKKQQLDPVALAEQQRLQEQQEVQAAFQKGVTALRDFIAPSSIEFSSSYFQIGTRFARTYYVFGYPRQIHTGWISSFVNIDEVVDLSLFIYPVESQVVLENLRKKVSQLEAGLQIDAEKGRVRDPGKQAAILDAEELRDKLQVGEEKFFRFGMYFTVYGNSLDELDFVSHKIESMLGQQLVFSKPASAQQEQGLNSTIPQFVDQLQIRRNMNTGAIGTSFPFTSADLSDDHGILYGINMHNSGLVIFDRFSLENGNSVVFAKSGAGKSFAVKLEALRSLMLGVEIFIVDPENEYERMSEAVGGAYVKLSLNSPTRINPFDLPLVVDTEEADNALRSNLITLHGLLRLMMGGAQAQMAASQGSVVAPALNPTEEADLDAALLETYAKAGITNDPLTHNSTPPTIHDLYDTLLHMGGTGPQLAQRLRKYTTGTFSGIFSQQSNVDINNPFVVFNIRDLEDELRPVAMYIVLNYIWNKTKSDQKRRMLVIDEAWQLMKYEDSASFMFSLAKRARKYNLGITTISQDVEDFMSSRLGRAIVANASMQILLKQSVSAVDVLADVFKLTSEEKKRLSQFPVGQGLFFAGQSHVHIQIAASPSETSLITTNPEQIKLLEDQGQIPVR, from the coding sequence ATGGGTCTTTTTAAGAAAAAAAAGCAGCAGCTTGACCCTGTGGCGCTTGCCGAACAACAACGTTTGCAAGAACAACAAGAAGTTCAGGCGGCATTCCAAAAAGGTGTTACTGCACTCCGTGACTTTATTGCACCAAGTAGTATTGAATTTAGTAGTAGTTATTTTCAGATTGGTACCCGTTTTGCACGGACTTACTACGTTTTTGGCTACCCCAGGCAAATACACACAGGCTGGATAAGTAGCTTTGTAAATATAGACGAAGTAGTCGATTTATCGTTATTTATTTACCCGGTAGAAAGCCAAGTTGTACTAGAAAACCTACGTAAAAAAGTATCACAGCTAGAGGCTGGCCTACAAATAGATGCCGAAAAAGGTAGGGTACGCGACCCAGGTAAACAAGCCGCCATACTAGACGCAGAAGAACTGCGCGATAAACTACAGGTTGGTGAAGAAAAGTTCTTTCGGTTTGGTATGTATTTTACCGTGTATGGCAACTCGCTAGATGAACTCGATTTTGTAAGCCACAAGATAGAATCTATGCTTGGCCAACAGTTGGTGTTTAGTAAACCTGCCAGCGCCCAGCAAGAACAAGGTCTAAACAGCACAATTCCACAATTTGTAGATCAGTTGCAAATTAGAAGAAATATGAACACCGGCGCTATTGGCACCAGTTTTCCGTTTACCAGTGCCGATTTAAGTGACGATCACGGTATTTTATATGGCATAAATATGCACAACAGTGGCTTGGTGATATTTGACCGCTTTAGCCTAGAAAATGGCAATAGCGTTGTATTTGCTAAATCTGGTGCAGGGAAAAGCTTTGCCGTAAAGCTAGAGGCTTTGCGTAGCCTTATGTTGGGTGTAGAAATATTTATTGTAGACCCAGAAAACGAATATGAACGTATGAGTGAAGCAGTTGGTGGGGCATACGTAAAACTCAGCCTAAATTCGCCAACCCGTATTAACCCGTTTGATTTACCACTAGTCGTAGATACAGAAGAAGCAGATAATGCCTTGCGCAGTAACCTTATAACCTTACATGGACTGTTGCGTTTGATGATGGGTGGTGCACAAGCCCAAATGGCCGCCAGCCAAGGTTCGGTGGTTGCACCAGCGCTTAACCCAACAGAAGAAGCAGATTTAGACGCCGCGCTATTAGAAACCTACGCTAAAGCGGGTATCACCAACGACCCATTAACCCATAACAGTACCCCGCCAACCATCCACGATTTATACGACACCTTGCTGCATATGGGGGGCACAGGTCCACAACTTGCCCAGCGACTACGCAAATATACCACTGGTACGTTTTCTGGTATTTTTAGCCAGCAAAGTAACGTAGATATTAACAACCCGTTTGTCGTGTTTAATATTCGTGACCTAGAAGATGAACTACGCCCCGTGGCAATGTATATTGTGCTTAATTACATTTGGAATAAAACAAAGTCAGATCAAAAAAGGCGAATGCTAGTAATAGACGAAGCCTGGCAACTGATGAAATACGAAGATAGCGCCAGTTTTATGTTTAGCTTAGCTAAAAGAGCCCGTAAGTATAATTTAGGAATCACCACTATTTCGCAGGATGTAGAAGACTTTATGAGTTCACGCCTTGGGCGGGCCATTGTGGCTAATGCATCTATGCAAATTTTACTAAAACAATCTGTAAGTGCCGTAGACGTATTGGCAGATGTCTTTAAGCTCACATCAGAAGAAAAAAAGCGCCTCAGCCAGTTCCCGGTTGGGCAAGGACTCTTCTTTGCTGGGCAAAGTCACGTGCATATACAAATTGCTGCCAGCCCATCAGAAACAAGCCTTATAACAACCAACCCAGAACAAATAAAACTACTCGAAGACCAAGGCCAAATACCCGTCAGATAA
- a CDS encoding M23 family metallopeptidase: MPKTLTNPDNKEGTNSDPKEGQFDDSYWENKFRSPAIDDSDKNISSSSSAQGDSSLAETETQQESANSNSLYSTDDSESQFIRSSMKEKSKFYFALIKKRKSLLFIFAIAVPTLAFVVGSLGPLKFLHMSEMLQDLSFSNQEISMSHRIRNLVVYSQLARGGDGKLENTRLGTIEAYRAGKIDKKLAKSGLKMEYSRPGGKFERITLNLDDMPDDLKQDLKGVKSDADRNAKIAKKFGVDIKSIERSGNVISIKAGGTFNNRTIIHKMLAISPDFDKRAAAWAARPLIKRSNATYNPNTKIREAVKSSAAETYKKFQDSRRARLASATKDVDLHGKSGSKLFKEIASKTVTSVGQIVTEAGTIIGAVVAVVQLSCTVRDSADQIANIQTLNKVMPMMNAANELISVASKMKAGDDIDSEFLNNYSKNFNSSDNGVDGNWNNATLIKYANSVSSGVPINDDYETEQTFQRYPELDPNNKKFIQKANNIIEFADTQYNQAMLSIPMFGQIIQAYNALPLDDIKPTDLSCGVVNLPGDILMKVVDTVGGYSPLYQIVKGKFEELGNAIIGWIAGSAIDLTEDKYAGAPYAEAVFLGGRYMANESSMSMGGQPLTDAQEVKQNEIVREYRAINDERNFIAKMFDIKDYRSPAAQVASSIYAQDSLETVAAIPQRTLSNINSVLFKKVNAAPPPSQVFYGVPMVGFDLDRLDKDAYENPYINAEYVYDNLSNDPDKKAHFEECTGIEITANYDFITHSYEDENNPTALYLQPDYESRCKDMDTDEVLFRTRLLAFDTLTLKSFSCLEFDDEESCKELLPYDTNNEDTGDGEEDSQDKFVWPLKTDIKINSCFNQPLSKGPHPGLDFYANMNTPVFAVASGEVVGQLGGSYGIVEIKHNDELYSVYEHLSSIDVRKGQKVDTGQKIGSSGQTGSPGAPHLHFGFTKDVSVFAYAQMGQGKIINPLRYLNDNQDYKQCSAKPEIQ; the protein is encoded by the coding sequence ATGCCAAAAACACTAACAAATCCAGACAACAAAGAAGGTACAAATAGCGACCCTAAAGAGGGTCAATTTGATGATAGTTATTGGGAAAATAAGTTTCGATCTCCCGCTATAGATGATTCTGATAAAAACATTTCTAGTTCTAGTTCTGCACAAGGTGATTCATCTCTTGCAGAAACAGAAACCCAACAAGAATCAGCTAACTCTAATTCTTTATACTCGACAGACGATAGTGAATCACAATTCATTCGTTCATCAATGAAAGAAAAAAGTAAGTTTTATTTCGCATTAATCAAAAAGAGAAAATCACTCCTATTTATTTTTGCAATAGCTGTTCCAACACTGGCATTTGTTGTAGGTTCGCTTGGACCGCTTAAATTTCTGCATATGTCCGAAATGCTCCAAGATCTTAGTTTTAGTAACCAAGAGATATCTATGTCTCATAGAATCCGTAATTTAGTCGTATATTCACAGCTAGCTAGAGGTGGCGATGGAAAGCTTGAAAATACTCGATTAGGCACAATAGAAGCTTATAGAGCTGGGAAAATAGATAAAAAATTAGCAAAAAGTGGCCTGAAAATGGAATATTCGAGACCAGGGGGCAAATTTGAAAGGATTACACTTAATTTAGATGACATGCCTGATGATTTAAAACAAGATTTAAAAGGTGTAAAATCTGATGCTGACAGGAATGCAAAAATTGCCAAAAAGTTTGGTGTAGATATTAAATCAATTGAAAGATCCGGGAATGTGATATCAATTAAAGCTGGTGGTACGTTCAATAATCGTACAATAATACATAAAATGCTGGCTATTTCGCCTGATTTTGATAAAAGAGCTGCTGCGTGGGCTGCGAGACCATTGATAAAAAGGTCGAACGCGACTTATAATCCTAATACCAAAATAAGAGAAGCTGTAAAATCGTCTGCCGCTGAAACATATAAGAAGTTTCAAGACAGTCGCAGGGCACGACTAGCAAGTGCAACTAAGGATGTTGACCTTCATGGTAAGAGTGGTAGTAAATTGTTTAAGGAAATAGCGTCAAAAACAGTGACTTCGGTAGGTCAGATTGTGACTGAAGCAGGCACGATAATTGGTGCAGTTGTAGCGGTCGTACAGCTAAGTTGCACTGTTCGTGATTCTGCTGACCAAATAGCAAATATACAAACTCTTAATAAGGTAATGCCAATGATGAATGCTGCAAACGAACTTATTTCAGTTGCTAGTAAAATGAAAGCAGGTGATGATATTGATTCAGAGTTTTTAAATAATTACAGCAAAAATTTTAATTCTTCTGACAATGGGGTTGATGGCAACTGGAATAACGCTACTTTAATAAAGTACGCAAACAGCGTAAGCAGTGGTGTTCCTATTAATGATGACTATGAAACGGAGCAGACGTTTCAACGATATCCCGAACTTGATCCAAATAATAAAAAATTCATTCAGAAGGCAAACAATATTATTGAATTTGCTGACACCCAATACAATCAAGCAATGCTATCAATACCTATGTTTGGACAAATTATACAAGCATATAACGCTTTACCTTTGGACGATATAAAACCCACTGATTTAAGTTGTGGTGTGGTTAATTTGCCTGGCGATATATTAATGAAAGTAGTAGATACAGTTGGAGGTTATAGCCCTCTTTATCAAATCGTTAAAGGGAAGTTCGAAGAATTGGGTAATGCAATAATTGGCTGGATTGCTGGTTCTGCAATTGACTTAACTGAAGATAAATATGCTGGAGCACCCTATGCAGAAGCGGTATTCTTGGGTGGAAGATATATGGCGAATGAATCGTCTATGAGTATGGGTGGGCAACCATTAACTGATGCGCAAGAGGTTAAACAAAACGAGATTGTAAGAGAGTATAGAGCCATTAATGACGAGCGCAATTTTATTGCAAAAATGTTTGATATTAAAGATTACCGTAGTCCGGCAGCACAAGTAGCAAGCAGTATTTATGCACAAGACTCTCTTGAAACAGTAGCAGCTATTCCTCAAAGAACATTGTCCAATATTAATAGTGTGTTATTTAAAAAAGTAAACGCCGCACCACCGCCATCACAAGTATTTTATGGCGTCCCTATGGTTGGTTTTGATCTAGATAGATTAGATAAAGATGCATATGAAAACCCTTATATAAATGCCGAGTATGTATACGATAACTTAAGTAATGATCCTGATAAAAAAGCTCATTTCGAAGAATGCACCGGAATAGAAATAACTGCCAATTATGACTTTATAACACACTCGTACGAAGACGAAAATAATCCTACCGCTTTATATCTACAACCAGATTATGAATCTAGATGTAAAGACATGGATACAGATGAAGTATTGTTTCGTACTAGATTACTCGCATTTGACACCCTAACACTAAAAAGCTTTAGTTGTCTCGAGTTTGATGATGAAGAATCATGCAAAGAATTATTACCCTACGACACCAACAACGAAGACACTGGCGACGGCGAGGAAGACTCACAAGATAAATTTGTTTGGCCGCTCAAAACCGACATTAAAATTAACTCGTGCTTTAATCAACCCCTGAGTAAAGGACCCCACCCTGGACTGGACTTTTATGCAAACATGAACACACCCGTATTTGCAGTCGCCAGCGGCGAGGTTGTCGGCCAATTAGGCGGTTCATACGGCATAGTTGAAATCAAACACAATGATGAACTTTACTCTGTATACGAACACTTGAGCAGCATTGATGTAAGAAAGGGGCAAAAAGTAGACACGGGGCAAAAAATTGGCTCATCGGGCCAGACCGGATCACCTGGTGCTCCGCATCTACACTTTGGGTTTACAAAAGATGTAAGCGTATTTGCGTACGCACAAATGGGTCAAGGGAAGATAATTAACCCGCTTAGGTATTTAAATGACAACCAAGACTATAAACAGTGCTCAGCAAAGCCGGAAATTCAATGA
- a CDS encoding DNA replication/repair protein RecF: MSDIYNPLSTINHLTSLQLQHFRSYEDFAVELSPAVNIVVGPNASGKTNLLEAVLLLSGASPYRASMQDVIMQEKPWARIEAMLANRKRSVSLERVGDIVKRRYTVNEVHRQRLKFEDILPVVLFEPEDMRLLTGSPELRREFIDDILTTIDPQFASIKRHYVRALMQRNNLLKQRASTIKDQVFVWNIRLSELAGYIVAARHALISGFNEQISDIYSTVATKKTVVLVEYNTPFAISSYESELLSKLESNLAQDIERGFTSYGPHREDISLYIDNTAAKVAASRGETRTLVLSLKLLEVSLLNETRNTKPLVLLDDVFSELDGARRKALTTYLTDHQTIITTTDADVVAKDFAQHANTISL; encoded by the coding sequence ATGTCTGATATCTATAATCCATTATCTACTATCAATCATCTAACAAGCCTGCAACTGCAGCACTTTCGGTCGTACGAAGATTTTGCGGTCGAGCTTTCACCTGCTGTGAATATTGTAGTAGGCCCAAATGCGAGTGGTAAAACCAATTTACTAGAAGCAGTCTTGCTCTTGTCTGGTGCCAGCCCATACAGAGCTAGTATGCAAGATGTTATTATGCAAGAAAAACCTTGGGCCCGTATAGAAGCCATGCTTGCAAACAGAAAACGAAGTGTCAGCCTAGAAAGGGTCGGCGACATTGTGAAGCGACGCTACACTGTAAATGAAGTGCACCGCCAGCGGCTTAAATTTGAAGATATTTTACCAGTCGTGCTGTTTGAACCAGAAGATATGCGCCTACTTACAGGCTCACCAGAGCTTCGCCGGGAATTTATAGACGATATTCTCACAACCATAGACCCACAGTTCGCAAGTATAAAGCGGCACTACGTACGGGCGCTTATGCAACGTAATAATTTACTCAAACAACGGGCATCCACCATTAAAGATCAAGTATTTGTGTGGAATATTCGGCTCAGCGAACTCGCGGGCTATATTGTAGCGGCTCGCCACGCACTGATAAGTGGTTTTAACGAACAAATTAGTGACATTTACAGTACAGTTGCCACAAAAAAAACAGTTGTTTTGGTTGAGTATAATACACCGTTTGCTATTTCATCGTACGAATCAGAATTACTTAGTAAACTAGAATCAAATTTAGCACAAGATATAGAACGTGGCTTTACGTCTTATGGCCCACACAGAGAAGATATTAGCTTATATATAGACAATACTGCTGCCAAGGTGGCTGCTAGCCGCGGAGAGACACGCACACTAGTTTTGAGTCTTAAACTGCTAGAAGTTTCCTTACTTAATGAAACGCGCAACACAAAGCCTCTAGTGCTGCTTGATGATGTCTTTAGTGAACTAGACGGTGCACGCCGCAAAGCGCTTACAACATATCTAACCGACCACCAAACAATTATTACCACTACCGATGCTGACGTTGTGGCAAAAGATTTTGCCCAGCACGCCAACACCATCAGTTTATAA
- a CDS encoding four helix bundle protein yields MITSFTDLRVWQEGYGVVLSIHDACSRFPKEELYGLTSQLKRASASITSNIAEGFSSSSAKDNKHFWIITDGSCYEVKNQLIIAKDLQFITKLEYKELLHKANSTHKLLHGLLRPHNV; encoded by the coding sequence GTGATAACGTCGTTTACAGATTTAAGGGTCTGGCAAGAGGGTTACGGTGTAGTGCTTTCTATACATGATGCTTGTTCTCGGTTTCCTAAAGAAGAACTTTACGGACTTACTTCACAACTAAAACGAGCAAGTGCATCTATAACATCTAATATTGCAGAAGGATTTAGTAGTTCTAGTGCTAAAGATAATAAACACTTTTGGATAATAACAGATGGTTCATGTTACGAAGTAAAAAACCAACTAATTATAGCCAAAGATCTACAATTTATAACTAAATTAGAATATAAAGAACTATTACACAAAGCAAATAGTACTCATAAACTACTTCATGGGTTACTTAGGCCGCATAATGTCTGA
- a CDS encoding PrgI family protein, with product MATYKVIQDVEAEDKILGPLSLKQLIFAAIAAGSIFIAFRIVVATGVIYTAIPFLPFILVFGVLAAPLGRDQPTEMWLAAQIRFYTKPRVRIWDQSGIKNLVNITAPIRIEKIYTDGLNQNQVRSRLKALASTLDSRGWAVKNVDVNMYTTPGYAQFNSDRIIDPVSLPITVSDIDVRASDDILDVANNDTAQHFDNLMQTAAQTHHQELMAKIHSAAAQQPSAALPRNDADDDALNYTPPAATPPSYDTPPPQQQATIPTDQPIHEITQEDEQKIIEHAKLERQRSEVQYASHHKVVLTPQQQADLAKQQALKDQEQAKEAAESQPSQQTHLSKTDTIELANANLKVSTIAGLAKHKTQEKQDPTEVVVKLH from the coding sequence ATGGCGACATATAAAGTAATACAAGACGTAGAAGCAGAAGATAAGATACTAGGGCCCCTAAGCCTAAAGCAGCTTATCTTTGCCGCTATTGCGGCAGGTTCTATATTTATTGCTTTTAGGATTGTGGTTGCAACTGGGGTTATATACACTGCTATTCCGTTTTTGCCATTTATATTAGTTTTTGGCGTGTTGGCGGCACCTCTTGGGCGTGACCAGCCAACAGAAATGTGGTTGGCGGCACAAATACGTTTTTACACCAAGCCGAGGGTCCGTATATGGGACCAAAGTGGTATTAAAAACTTAGTGAACATTACTGCACCTATAAGAATAGAAAAAATTTACACCGATGGCTTAAACCAAAATCAAGTGCGTAGTCGGCTAAAAGCACTTGCTTCTACCCTAGATAGCCGTGGCTGGGCGGTAAAGAACGTAGATGTAAATATGTATACCACGCCTGGCTACGCCCAATTTAATTCTGATAGAATTATAGACCCGGTTAGCTTGCCAATAACTGTCAGCGACATAGATGTGCGTGCTTCTGACGATATTTTAGATGTAGCAAACAATGATACCGCCCAGCATTTTGATAACCTTATGCAAACGGCAGCACAGACCCATCATCAAGAATTAATGGCAAAAATACACAGCGCTGCAGCGCAGCAACCAAGTGCAGCCTTGCCTCGTAACGATGCAGATGATGACGCCCTAAACTATACGCCACCAGCAGCTACACCGCCTTCATATGACACACCACCGCCCCAACAACAAGCTACCATACCTACAGATCAGCCCATACATGAAATTACCCAAGAAGATGAACAAAAAATTATCGAACACGCTAAACTCGAACGCCAACGCTCTGAAGTACAATATGCATCGCATCATAAAGTTGTCCTAACACCTCAGCAGCAAGCAGATTTAGCAAAACAGCAAGCACTTAAAGACCAAGAACAAGCCAAAGAGGCAGCAGAAAGCCAGCCCTCCCAGCAGACACACCTTTCAAAGACTGATACAATAGAACTTGCTAATGCTAACCTGAAGGTATCTACAATTGCTGGTCTTGCCAAGCATAAAACACAAGAAAAGCAGGACCCAACAGAAGTTGTAGTGAAGCTTCATTAA
- the rpmH gene encoding 50S ribosomal protein L34, producing the protein MPKRTHQPKTRKRARAHGFMKRMSSRAGRLTLKRRRLKGRVKISA; encoded by the coding sequence ATGCCTAAACGAACTCATCAACCAAAAACTCGTAAGCGAGCACGGGCACACGGCTTTATGAAGCGCATGTCTAGCCGCGCTGGCCGTTTAACGCTTAAAAGACGCCGCCTAAAGGGCCGCGTTAAAATTTCTGCGTAG
- the dnaA gene encoding chromosomal replication initiator protein DnaA — MQDDTLWQAILGEVELSVSRGSYVTWFKNTRVLRSEDNKVVIGVANIFAKQQLEKKFKPLLDELVVKYANQGTVLEFKIHAGISPPTSKKSNQDDTVVVTQTAKPQTQTTISQQNGSNSVTHSYRQGLNERYTFDSFIVGSNNELAYAACQAISHNPGTKYNPMFVYGGVGLGKTHLIQAVGNGVLANNPKARVVYITSEQFVQEFLDAIRYKKITDFAGHYRSADVLIVDDMQFIAGKEKTQEEFFHTFNALHQANKQIIISSDKPPKSIPTLEERLRSRFEWGMIVDIGTPDFETRCAILQNKAVQHEVELPQDVVEFLANHFQSNVRELEGALNQLLAFCEMRSLIPDVQIAAGLFGSIKSRPKHVSAKQIVERTAKQFQIGIDEILSPKRDKDIVVPRQVAMYLLRSELHLSFPKIAHELGRKDHTTAIHSVEKIQKELHFDSVLKDQVNEIKERLYA, encoded by the coding sequence ATGCAAGACGATACATTATGGCAAGCCATACTTGGAGAGGTTGAACTGTCTGTGTCTAGGGGTAGTTACGTAACGTGGTTTAAAAATACCCGTGTGCTACGCAGCGAAGATAATAAAGTAGTTATTGGGGTTGCGAACATATTTGCAAAACAACAATTAGAAAAAAAGTTTAAACCCCTGCTAGATGAACTTGTGGTTAAATATGCAAACCAAGGTACCGTATTAGAATTTAAAATTCACGCCGGCATTTCGCCACCTACGAGTAAAAAAAGTAATCAAGACGATACGGTGGTAGTAACACAAACAGCCAAGCCACAAACCCAAACAACAATTAGTCAGCAAAATGGCTCAAATTCGGTTACCCATTCGTACCGCCAAGGATTAAATGAACGCTACACTTTTGATAGTTTTATTGTTGGGTCAAATAACGAACTTGCCTATGCAGCCTGCCAAGCGATTTCACACAACCCTGGCACCAAATACAACCCTATGTTTGTGTACGGTGGTGTTGGGCTTGGTAAAACCCACCTTATTCAAGCGGTAGGTAATGGCGTGCTCGCCAATAACCCAAAAGCGCGTGTCGTTTATATAACCAGCGAACAATTTGTGCAAGAATTTTTAGACGCTATTCGCTATAAAAAAATTACCGATTTTGCAGGCCATTACCGCAGTGCCGATGTGCTTATTGTAGACGACATGCAATTTATTGCCGGCAAAGAAAAAACTCAAGAAGAGTTCTTTCACACTTTTAACGCACTGCACCAAGCAAACAAGCAAATTATTATAAGTAGCGATAAGCCACCAAAATCTATACCTACCCTAGAAGAGCGCCTACGGAGCCGTTTTGAGTGGGGCATGATTGTAGATATTGGCACGCCAGATTTTGAAACCCGCTGCGCTATATTACAAAACAAAGCCGTACAGCACGAAGTTGAACTTCCCCAAGACGTCGTGGAATTTTTAGCGAATCACTTTCAGAGTAACGTGCGCGAACTAGAAGGCGCCCTAAACCAACTGCTTGCCTTTTGTGAAATGCGCAGTCTCATACCAGATGTGCAAATAGCGGCTGGTTTATTTGGCAGTATAAAGTCACGGCCAAAACACGTTTCTGCTAAACAAATTGTAGAACGGACCGCCAAACAGTTCCAAATAGGCATAGACGAAATACTCAGCCCCAAACGCGATAAAGACATCGTGGTGCCACGGCAAGTAGCGATGTACCTTCTTCGTAGCGAGCTGCATCTTAGTTTTCCTAAAATTGCTCATGAACTTGGTAGAAAAGATCACACCACAGCAATACATTCGGTAGAAAAGATCCAAAAAGAATTACATTTTGACAGCGTACTAAAAGACCAAGTAAACGAAATTAAGGAACGGTTATATGCGTAA
- the rnpA gene encoding ribonuclease P protein component — MIAKKHRFYGQGGIRYINRKGSTVRGSLFTVRYVPNKRPASYRAAVVVSKKVTKSAPKRNRIRRRLYELMRTEMGARVLGYDIVIIVFSDKLATMPPQELKAHLSEVLAQVGATS; from the coding sequence ATGATAGCAAAAAAACATAGATTTTACGGCCAAGGCGGTATTCGCTATATAAACAGAAAAGGATCTACCGTGCGTGGATCGCTCTTTACTGTGCGTTACGTGCCGAATAAGCGGCCAGCGTCGTATCGGGCTGCTGTGGTGGTAAGTAAAAAAGTAACTAAGTCTGCACCAAAAAGAAATCGTATACGAAGGCGTTTGTACGAACTTATGCGTACCGAAATGGGTGCCCGAGTTTTAGGTTACGATATTGTTATTATTGTCTTTAGCGATAAGCTTGCTACGATGCCACCCCAAGAACTAAAGGCTCATTTATCTGAAGTTTTGGCGCAAGTAGGCGCTACTTCGTGA
- the dnaN gene encoding DNA polymerase III subunit beta: MKLQVTQENLSKALSNVAKIAMANRNPLPILNNVLIKTIDGRLSLSATNLEIAITEKIGSKVKEEGAITVPARLMQEYISSLPGGVLDLELTDNKLHISTDQYSSTINGVVADEFPSFPELAESVSWNIPTKECKKGLHQVVFAASNDESRPVLTGLYIHTVNGALFAAATDSYRLAEKKLIKTSQEISLLVPADAMQELLRILPDTIDNVSVTADAQQVLFKAGDIELVTRLIDATYPDYKKLIPRTYSTTATLARDELVSITKVSSLFARESAGSVTLKVDDEEKVVSITSIASQLGENSSKAPAHVEGAGEVTLNSRYLLDALNTIGTKEVTIGFNGKLEPFVITSAEAAGQTYLVMPLKS; this comes from the coding sequence ATGAAGTTACAAGTTACTCAAGAAAATCTTAGTAAAGCATTATCTAATGTTGCCAAGATTGCCATGGCTAATCGCAACCCCCTACCGATACTTAATAATGTACTTATTAAGACAATTGATGGCCGGCTTAGTCTATCTGCTACCAACCTAGAAATTGCCATAACAGAAAAAATAGGCTCTAAAGTAAAAGAAGAAGGTGCTATAACGGTACCGGCACGCCTCATGCAAGAATATATTTCTAGCTTACCTGGTGGTGTGCTAGATCTAGAGCTTACAGATAATAAATTACATATCAGCACCGATCAATACAGCTCGACTATTAACGGTGTAGTGGCAGATGAGTTTCCGTCGTTTCCAGAACTTGCAGAGTCTGTTAGCTGGAATATCCCTACTAAAGAATGTAAAAAAGGCTTACACCAGGTGGTGTTTGCTGCGAGCAATGACGAATCGCGCCCTGTTTTAACGGGGTTGTATATACACACAGTGAATGGAGCACTGTTTGCAGCCGCAACAGATAGTTACCGATTAGCAGAAAAAAAACTCATTAAAACTAGCCAAGAAATATCACTTCTTGTGCCGGCAGATGCTATGCAAGAACTCTTACGAATTTTGCCAGATACCATAGATAACGTGTCTGTCACAGCAGACGCACAACAAGTATTGTTTAAAGCTGGTGATATAGAACTGGTAACGCGCCTTATAGACGCCACCTACCCAGATTACAAAAAACTTATTCCACGAACCTACAGCACAACCGCTACACTAGCCCGTGATGAACTTGTGTCTATTACAAAAGTATCAAGCCTATTTGCCCGCGAAAGCGCAGGTAGCGTTACCCTAAAGGTAGACGACGAAGAAAAAGTCGTAAGTATTACCTCTATTGCATCACAATTGGGTGAAAACTCATCTAAGGCACCCGCACACGTAGAAGGCGCTGGTGAAGTAACGCTGAATTCTCGTTACCTGCTAGATGCACTCAATACTATAGGAACCAAAGAGGTTACTATAGGCTTTAACGGTAAGTTAGAACCATTTGTTATTACAAGTGCAGAGGCCGCCGGGCAAACCTATCTAGTAATGCCGCTTAAATCGTAG